A genomic window from Glycine max cultivar Williams 82 chromosome 17, Glycine_max_v4.0, whole genome shotgun sequence includes:
- the LOC100809081 gene encoding MA3 DOMAIN-CONTAINING TRANSLATION REGULATORY FACTOR 1 yields MASSEGFLTDGQRELLKIASQNAENLSSSPKSPSSLLSDHHVKAPAGGKSQTSGIAVRHVRRSHSGKYGKVKKDGAGGKGTWGKLLDTDIDSHIDRNDPNYDSGEEPYQLVGTTVADPLDEFKKAVVSIIEEYFSNGDVELASSDLRELGSSEYYPYFIKRLVSMAMDRHDKEKEMASVLLSALYADVISPAQIRDGFFMLIESSDDLAVDILDAVDILALFLARAVVDDILPPAFLARARKALPESSKGVQVIQTAEKSYLSAPHHAELVERRWGGSTHITVEEVKKKIGDLLREYVDSGDTLEACRCIRELGVSFFHHEVVKRALILAMEIRSAEPLMLKLLKEAAEEGLVSSSQMVKGFSRLAESLDDLALDIPSAKALFQSFVPKAISEGWLDASLTKPATEDGEIQEDEKVRKYKKESVTIIHEYFLSDDIPELIRSLEDLGAPEYNPIFLKKLITLAMDRKNREKEMASVLLSALHIEIFSTEDIVNGFVLLLESAEDTALDILDASNELALFLARAVIDDVLAPLNLEEIGSRLPPKCSGSETVRMARSLIAARHAGERLLRCWGGGTGWAVEDAKDKIMKLLEEYESGGVVSEACQCIRDLGMPFFNHEVVKKALIMAMEKKNDHMLDLLQECFSEGLITINQMTKGFTRIKDGLDDLALDIPNAKEKFGFYVEHAQSKGWLLPLFDSPATDA; encoded by the exons ATGGCTTCGAGCGAGGGGTTTCTGACTGATGGGCAGAGGGAACTGCTAAAAATTGCAAGTCAAAATGCGGAGAATCTGTCTTCGTCGCCGAAGTCTCCGTCGTCCTTGCTTTCTGACCATCATGTGAAAGCCCCTGCTGGTGGTAAGTCACAAACCTCTGGGATAGCCGTGAGGCATGTGCGTCGGTCGCACTCGGGAAAGTATGGGAAGGTGAAGAAGG ATGGTGCTGGTGGTAAGGGTACTTGGGGAAAATTGCTTGATACAGATATTGATTCTCACATAGACCGGAATGATCCAAATTATGACAGTGGCGAG GAACCCTATCAGCTGGTTGGAACTACTGTTGCTGACCCCTTGGATGAATTCAAGAAAGCAGTGGTATCCATCATAGAGGAATATTTCAGTAATGGGGATGTCGAATTGGCATCATCTGACCTCAGAGAACTTGGCTCAAGTGAATATTATCCATACTTCATTAAACGCCTTGTGTCCATGGCAATGGACAGGCACGATAAGGAGAAAGAAATGGCTTCTGTTCTGCTTTCAGCACTGTATGCTGATGTCATCAGCCCTGCACAGATTAGGGATGGGTTTTTTATGCTTATTGAATCTTCTGATGATCTTGCTGTGGATATACTGGATGCAGTTGACATCCTTGCATTATTCTTAGCACGAGCTGTTGTTGATGACATTCTTCCTCCAGCCTTTCTTGCCAGGGCTAGGAAGGCTCTTCCAGAATCTTCCAAGGGAGTTCAGGTAATCCAAACTGCTGAAAAGAGTTATCTCTCAGCTCCACACCATGCGGAACTTGTGGAAAGGCGATGGGGTGGTAGCACTCACATAACTgttgaagaagtgaagaagaagataGGTGATTTACTTAGAGAATATGTGGATAGTGGTGACACATTGGAGGCCTGTAGATGTATACGTGAGTTGGGGGTTTCATTCTTCCATCATGAGGTTGTTAAGAGGGCTTTGATACTTGCCATGGAGATTCGTTCGGCAGAACCTCTAATGTTGAAGTTATTAaaagaagcagctgaagaaggaCTTGTTAGTTCCAGCCAAATGGTGAAAGGGTTTTCTCGTTTGGCAGAATCCCTAGATGATCTTGCTCTTGATATTCCATCAGCTAAGGCATTGTTTCAGTCATTTGTCCCCAAGGCAATATCTGAAGGATGGCTTGATGCTTCACTTACCAAACCTGCAACTGAAGATGGGGAAATCCAAGAAGATGAGAAGGTGAGAAAGTACAAAAAGGAATCTGTAACTATAATTCATGAGTATTTCCTTTCTGACGACATTCCTGAACTGATTCGAAGTCTTGAAGATCTTGGAGCACCTGAGTATAATCCAATATTTTTGAAGAAGCTAATAACTCTTGCTATGGACCGAAAGAACAGGGAAAAGGAAATGGCCTCTGTACTGCTCTCTGCTCTTCATATAGAGATCTTCTCAACAGAGGATATAGTTAATGGTTTTGTCTTGCTTCTGGAAAGTGCAGAAGATACAGCACTGGATATATTGGATGCTTCAAATGAGCTGGCTCTGTTCTTAGCTCGGGCTGTTATTGATGATGTATTGGCTCCACTGAATTTGGAAGAAATTGGCAGCAGGTTACCACCAAAATGCAGTGGTAGTGAAACTGTGCGTATGGCTCGGTCACTCATTGCTGCTCGTCATGCTGGTGAGAGGCTATTGAGATGCTGGGGTGGAGGGACTGGTTGGGCTGTGGAGGATGCCAAGGACAAAATCATGAAGCTCTTAGAAGAGTACGAAAGTGGCGGGGTTGTGAGTGAAGCTTGCCAATGCATCCGTGATCTGGGAATGCCTTTCTTTAACCATGAGGTAGTGAAGAAAGCTTTGATTATGGCGATGGAGAAAAAGAATGATCATATGCTAGATCTACTGCAGGAGTGCTTCAGTGAGGGCCTGATCACCATTAATCAGATGACAAAAGGTTTCACCCGAATAAAGGATGGTCTTGATGATCTGGCTCTGGACATTCCAAACGCCAAGGAGAAATTTGGCTTCTATGTGGAGCATGCTCAGTCGAAGGGCTGGCTTCTACCCTTATTTGATTCGCCTGCCACAGATGCCTAA